Proteins encoded together in one Chryseobacterium sp. G0201 window:
- a CDS encoding polysaccharide deacetylase family protein — protein sequence MKHYPFILFYLFCNVFIYAFHGTFWVYLFCFLLFSAVVVWGSFDIQLGYFVNSLTHKRTKIKEVALTFDDGPTEFTPKFLDLLKENNIKATFFCIGKQIEKYPETFQRIIAEGHTIGNHTFSHSNNTGFLSTPKMVEEIEKCDEIIYKTGNIKTNLYRPPFGVTNPNIAKAINRTHKKSIGWNVRSLDTITDNEKTIYKRVTKNLEKGSIILFHDTSEKTFHVLKDLLLFLKDKKYSTFTVDTIIKNQKND from the coding sequence ATGAAACATTATCCATTTATCCTATTTTATCTTTTCTGTAATGTATTTATTTATGCATTTCACGGGACTTTTTGGGTGTATTTGTTTTGCTTTTTACTATTTTCGGCGGTGGTTGTTTGGGGATCTTTTGATATTCAATTGGGATATTTTGTCAATAGTTTGACTCATAAAAGAACCAAAATCAAGGAAGTTGCATTGACTTTTGATGACGGTCCGACTGAATTTACCCCGAAGTTTTTAGATCTATTAAAAGAAAACAACATAAAAGCAACCTTTTTCTGCATCGGAAAACAGATTGAAAAATATCCTGAAACTTTCCAAAGAATTATTGCGGAAGGTCACACAATTGGAAATCATACTTTTTCTCATTCAAACAATACCGGATTCTTATCTACTCCAAAAATGGTTGAAGAGATTGAAAAATGCGACGAAATCATTTATAAAACTGGAAATATAAAGACCAATTTATACCGTCCTCCTTTTGGCGTTACCAATCCGAATATTGCTAAAGCGATTAATAGAACTCACAAAAAAAGCATCGGCTGGAATGTCCGTTCTTTAGACACAATCACAGACAACGAAAAGACAATTTACAAACGAGTTACCAAGAATCTAGAGAAAGGAAGCATTATTCTCTTTCACGACACCTCAGAAAAGACATTTCATGTGTTGAAAGATTTATTGCTATTTTTGAAGGATAAAAAATATTCAACTTTTACAGTTGATACTATTATTAAAAATCAAAAAAATGATTAA